The Astyanax mexicanus isolate ESR-SI-001 unplaced genomic scaffold, AstMex3_surface scaffold_32, whole genome shotgun sequence genome has a segment encoding these proteins:
- the LOC103027420 gene encoding endoribonuclease ZC3H12A-like — protein MRRPSFGEMSTSIGPVPVLPSALDSYAWPDSRSASWISSVSRHSPVWGAFPSLSDPSVSCSGRMEERTQEEPADQGGSEFQTQLDHFRKLGFSQSQVRAALLKVGLNTDTNRVLAELIQAGGEAEDREKSPSPGAPALVSRGEISRKSFSSISSPTEQEDPPAEEEDDALRPVVIDGSNVAMSHGNKEVFSCLGIQLAVRYFLERGHSDVTVFVPSWRREQPRPDVPIRDQHILRELEKRKILVFTPSRRVAGKRVVCYDDRFIVKLAYESDGIIVSNDTYRDLQGEKPEWKRFIEERLLMYSFVNDKFMPPDDPLGRHGPNLDNFLRRTPRAPKRLPCPYGKKCTYGFKCKFSHPERAKQSHRSLADELREKAKMTPSPHRTQSSSHGASLEEVMEQKLSLDLKGPVKKTHLSENVPVLKTGPQSTQRKFPSKRERSGHYSSTSLDSVHATSQELLDSGLGSYEYQSSEHHGSQCDQTFRGEIHRNSSGKHHQHGSRHRTPPPSIQPCSCCSFQSMSSGTSYHHNHHHHHHSMDLAGPHNSQQGVVPYFQPQYNSYGGAPSYLPVNMPQYSLPQDYHHHHHHHSRMPPPHPPHPSHPQHGYWSEPYGGYNHSPPSPMPGEIAPWGPGKPSPAKASPGKPNSQMLEREQVRKKLLAVFNTHLVDRAMDLFPNVMDPQKLAVEILNLQSYEGVL, from the exons ATGAGAAGGCCTTCATTTGGGGAGATGAGTACAAGCATCGGCCCGGTCCCTGTCCTGCCCTCTGCTTTAGATTCGTACGCCTGGCCCGATTCTCGTAGTGCTTCCTGGATCTCCTCCGTCAGCAGACACTCGCCCGTATGGGGAGCTTTTCCCTCTCTGTCCGACCCGTCAGTTTCCTGTAGCGGCAGAATGGAGGAGCGGACCCAGGAGGAGCCGGCGGATCAGGGCGGATCAGAGTTCCAGACCCAGCTGGATCATTTCCGTAAGCTGGGCTTCTCCCAGTCTCAGGTCCGAGCCGCCCTGCTGAAGGTGGGACTGAACACGGACACTAACAGGGTTCTGGCTGAGCTGATCCAGGCCGGGGGGGAGGCTGAGGACCGGGAGAAGAGCCCGAGTCCCGGAGCTCCGGCGCTGGTGTCTCGTGGAGAGATCAGCAGGAAGTCCTTCAGCAGCATTTCTTCACCCACAGAGCAGGAGGATCCACCCGCCGAGGAGGAGGACGACGCCCTCAGACCTGTAGTGATTGATGGCAGCAACGTAGCTATGAG CCATGGCAACAAGGAAGTGTTCTCCTGCCTGGGAATCCAGCTGGCGGTGAGGTACTTCCTGGAGCGAGGTCATTCAGACGTTACTGTGTTTGTGCCGTCGTGGAGGCGGGAACAGCCCCGGCCGGACGTACCAATCAGAG ATCAGCATATTCTGCGGGAGCTGGAGAAGAGGAAGATCCTGGTGTTTACTCCATCACGACGGGTAGCTGGAAAGAGAGTGGTCTGCTATGACGATCGCTTCATCGTCAAGCTAGCGTACGAGTCCGACGGCATCATCGTGTCCAACGATACCTACCGTGACCTGCAGGGGGAGAAACCGGAGTGGAAGCGCTTCATCGAGGAGAGACTCCTCATGTACTCCTTTGTTAACGACAA ATTTATGCCCCCGGATGATCCCCTCGGAAGACATGGACCTAATCTTGACAACTTTCTTCGCAGAACTCCTCGAGCTCCTAAAAGGCTTCCCTGCCCTTATG GTAAGAAATGCACCTACGGCTTCAAGTGCAAGTTCAGCCACCCTGAACGAGCCAAGCAGTCCCATCGTTCCTTGGCGGATGAACTGCGAGAGAAGGCCAAGATGACCCCCTCTCCACACAGAACACAATCATCTAGCCATGGTGCTTCTCTGGAGGAGGTGATGGAGCAGAAGCTCTCCTTGGATCTGAAGGGACCTGTTAAGAAAACTCATTTAAGCGAGAACGTGCCAGTTTTGAAGACTGGACCACAGTCCACTCAGAGGAAGTTCCCTTCAAAGCGTGAACGCTCTGGTCACTACTCCTCGACAAGCTTGGACTCTGTCCATGCTACTTCTCAGGAGCTCCTGGACTCTGGACTGGGCTCGTATGAGTACCAGAGCTCTGAGCATCATGGCAGCCAATGCGATCAAACATTCAGAGGAGAAATTCACAGGAATTCATCAGGAAAGCATCACCAACATGGCAGTCGGCACCGGACCCCACCGCCCAGCATCCAACCGTGCAGCTGCTGCTCCTTCCAGTCCATGAGTTCTGGCACAAGCtaccaccacaaccaccaccaccaccaccacagtaTGGACTTAGCTGGACCTCACAACTCACAACAAGGTGTTGTGCCCTACTTTCAGCCTCAATATAACTCTTATGGAGGAGCACCTTCATACCTACCAGTGAACATGCCCCAATATAGCCTTCCCCAGGattaccaccatcaccaccaccaccacagcaggatgcctcctcctcatcctcctcatcctTCTCATCCACAACATGGCTACTGGTCTGAGCCCTATGGTGGCTACAACCATTCCCCTCCTAGCCCCATGCCGGGTGAGATTGCTCCATGGGGTCCAGGGAAACCCAGCCCGGCCAAAGCCAGCCCTGGGAAACCCAACTCTCAAATGCTGGAGAGAGAGCAGGTTCGTAAGAAGCTTCTGGCAGTTTTTAACACCCATCTCGTGGACAGAGCCATGGATTTGTTCCCCAACGTTATGGATCCTCAAAAACTAGCTGTGGAGATACTCAATCTGCAGTCCTACGAAGGGGTTTTATGA